Part of the Amphiura filiformis chromosome 9, Afil_fr2py, whole genome shotgun sequence genome is shown below.
atgtgccatggtTTGGGGTTACCTTTTCAgtgcttttggtatatcgatgggtgggttttcagtgaagaccaatgcgcccaattaggCACATTAGAGCAAAAGTGCCCTTAAGTGCCCTaatgggtgctttttgtgaaaaattgatatACTGATGTGGGCTCACTCCACCCCCAAATGTAATCGCCTCCGAATGTGGATacagtttaggactatgcaaacccGGATGTCAAAATCCATACTCAAGCAATATACCAAGGAtatttttccaccattttgtgtgtgtatgtatgtgtgtataagTATGAAATCTTTAACTGTAGACGGTATATTTAACATGTACGATAGAGGACATACATGCAATTGTGGATGTGTGCAGACCTCCTTAAACCTGCATGGGGTgtgaccccccccccatgccaaaggccccaaaagtccccttttttgacccaaaaagtcccatttgcaagCATAgcaagcgaaaaaaaaaaaaaaaaaaaatagaggttttttatgcctttttggtccaaaaatgtccaaatccgccacCCCcgagtccaaaaaggtccaaattttgaaaaaaaagtccaatttttcaaaatcagcacccccccaaaataaATTCTGGCTACAGGCCTGCCTAGGATGGTCCCCTGTTGCAGAGATCGAAGTTTAGATATTGTGCCTGTTCATAGCACACTATAAATgactgcgctttaaaaaaaaatgtttgccaggTGCTTGACAAAATGgcctgttccatttaaaatccacactcccactgtagaagattttggaaatatcttccacaggggagtatgtttttcagtgtaattaatcagaattaatcattttgaaacccatactcccccttcCACAAATTGAGCGGAAGTTacccagttgtctattctatttgatacttatactccctctgtggaagactttagctatatcttccacaggggtggtgtcgattttaaatggaatagcccaatagagtttgtaccactacttttacCATCATGAATGACAAACAAACATGGTGTAGTCTCATATCACTATAGtctactagatttcgcggttctcgggttgggcagttcttgtgataggcctatctctaattacccaacacccgttacccataatacttgtcctgacctttcaaactactacgatatcgcctctcaatgattaagacacagcttaatcaactctgttttgtagctgtgacgcttacttcggtacccataatctgaaaaccgattgttcgcctcttccaagcgcTGTTCTGCTACCACCCAAAAATATCCCGAAATtctagtagtgtctggatgtaggccgtcatttcaatcgggagaaatgtgaacgcaaacaggatttataggccttaccataactgatgttttatgttaatcatgtcttgaaaataggcctattcgtccgatgagatgcacctgttagttacactgtaatgcttttccaaTGCGTGATGCAGTACTCTGCGCACACCccagttgatactccgcgatagcacaccgcgaAAGCATGCGATATCGCACCGCTGCTGAATGCGATAGCGCCATGGGCGGACGGACGACGGACACTccgtgattagtattatgatatctacctccagtcaccggcactagctttgaagttcagcgtgttctgtgtTAGCTTAGCATTAATTggtgcatgtacatacttttatgtgTGCGATTAAAGTGGCGCGTATGTACACACAAGAAAcaacgctaagccaacgcagaaCTTCagagctagtgccggtgactcaaggtagataCAAGGGGATATTAAAAAGTTCTTGAAATCACcaagaagtgaaggagctatattaatgaaattttgtcagtgtaatcttCCTTCTTCCGAAACTGCAAAACCTCAAAAGAGTATCGACGCACAAtggacaaaatttcatcgatatataTAGCTCCTTTACTTCTGGGTGAtttaaaaaactttttgataccccctcgtataaagACTATTAGTGGTCTAATTCAATGGTTATTAAATATCAATAACTTACTTGAGCACCTGCCATTTTACATCCATAATGCCCTGCCCAAAATTGGGTATCTTTGCCTTTGTGAAAGAATCGAATATAGCGTAGTCCTGGTCCATAATCACAAAATACATGTTCAACCTTCAAGAAAAAACAGGttcataatgaaaataattaaaacacATCATTTTGTTAGGttcataatgaaaataattaaaacaattattttgtcAGGTGAGTGAAAGAAAGTCTCTAAAGCGCCATTTTGGAAGAAAATCAATTTTGGTCGATTATAAAAATACATGGTAAATAAAGAGGAGGGAAAACCATGCATCGCACATTATACATGCATCgcacattatacatgtatttccattgtaatttcttaTTAAAATCAATCAAATGTGCTATGTGTGGTTAAAACTTCTTTCCccaatatattgatatattaagaataatgattaaacatcattaatttgatcttgtgcagtaaagggaggaggggggggggcacgggGAAAAGGAATTTcagggtttttactgggggaaacaggggtGGAAAGATTTCTGGGAAATTTTTGTCCTCCCATGCAGAAGTCATGTGGAGGCTTGCTTCAAATCAGATCCTTGTGCGATGCGtacagtggcagcgccaggattttttttttggggggaagcAAATTTCAGGGatggaaagagttctgactgggaggcatttgtccccccaccccaTGCAGAAGCCATGTGGAAGCCTCCTCCAAATCTGATCCTTGATATTTCCcagacaaattttaaaaatttcatgaGAAATACTTCCACTTTACCAAGGTATAAGGGTGTGGACTGTTTCAGATGATTACCTAAGATGGAGAGGGGAGAACTCACACCGGGTTTTCCCCTGATTTTGGTTGTTTTTCTCAAATCGCCTGAGTTTTCTCCGTATGGAGAATGGATTTTCATTTTCCTGGAGAATGGGAACCCTGATCTTGTAACATTTACTTGATTTTAACTTTCTCCACATGGGTGTggaatgcagacgacaagttccaattgttttttaaaaaatcaaaaatttcagaattgtaaatttccatgaccatatttgaaatcagcatgtaaaatgcattaaagtgagtacaaacaagcctagtattggttcagtggttcttaagataagctctctttgagaaaataatgcaaaacttgggactttttactTTGTGAAGCCTATCATATGGCTATAGCACTTTATAAAGCATTAAAGTGGTGAGGCCAATTCATTTCATGTCCCTTGGGGACTGGGAGtggcttattttgaaaaaacaagctgaagtagaacaaaaaagctgaaaaacagtgtgaaattggcaaaaaagacccaaaattgggctgataataaaaaaaatgtgtaaatttgaatAGTAAAAAAAGCTGaattcagctgatcagctgaaaaATCTCATCCCTGGGTTTAAGTGCAATACGATAGCATTGTATAGTGGGACTCACACCCATGACCTTGTGATTACTACTTCTTACCTTATTCCAATTACGAGGTGCCCATTGTGGTGTTAATACAGGACCAACGTTGAATTCAGCTAATGTATATTTCTTTTCTAGTTTAGGCTTAGTCAGCAGAGTGACAGACATTTCATATGTATTACCACAATCAAATCTTGCAGCGTACCTACAGAATAAAATTTTATAAaagtttttgtaattaaattCTAACTTTATTGTTGAAAATAGAAATGAATAGGATCATCTGAACATAgttatatttgtaatttgtatttgCTGTGTTTTGTTTTAATCTAGGGCttctaattaaaaaaaatgggtTATTTGCAGCGCAAATCATGTATTTTGACATTTACACATTTTGGTGCAGGAAATCCATGTAAATTTATTAATCTCCTGCAAAATTGCCAGTTTTAAAGCCATCAACACAAGTAaatgtaatgcatgcgtaaaatgaatttaccaaaagccgaatccggattcagccatctgccgaattcataacgatatgtccTAACTTGCCTCTAAATGGTATGAAATTGCAACAGTGCAATTTTGACATTAAGCTATATAACGACATGATAGAACTCTATGCAGCCAAAACAGCCAGTTgagtttctttcatttttttcttattttgccTTATTAAAAACCCTCCCAGCCAGTTAttatatttcagcattttgggtaaagaataatgaaattaaaattggaaggaaatcatatataaggccacaaaaaaaagtttgtctcaaagcttgcacgcacgcacgtttgtaaaatcgcgcgatttgaaaaaaatttggcgaaaatcaagatttttttcctcaaaataccaagtcgggaataaaaaaaaatcttatttcgcatttgttttcaaaccacttgtgagctttgagataaACCTATTTTTTTACCTGATGGCTTTAGTACCACTTACCATTCTGTAACAACAATATCTGGCTGAATTTCTCCATCTAGCAACTCCTCGCTGACCCCTTCCTTAGTGAGGTCAATGATCTGTTCCATTGAGCACCATCCATATGATGTAGCAAAGTTATATGATACGTTATTGCTAAGAGCCAAGGCTTCTTCAGGAAGATCATCAGAACCGCCATGATCTTTTTCCACCTTCCAATAGTTACCCCCATTTTCAAGAATGTTCCAGCCATGTTTTAATCCATCTTGAAGGAGAGAAATAAAATATTACAGGAATCAAATTACATAACCCTTAGCATGGactcaaaaaaaatattgttgatttAGTTCTTAAAAAAGTTTTTATAAAGTGGACTTGTTTTCAAATCTATTTCCCCCGACTCATTTTTTCTGATTTCTAAACCAACTTGTTACAATGTAGCTTTGATGAACCTATTCAATTTATAGACAAATCTGattccacacattcctacacctcaatgtcagccattgaagtgggccattcccacctgaaatgtgaaatgatgcaggctttgcaggaattttaaactgtattctataacctgtgtgacaaaaggatgctgaaagtttacaatgcaatacaattgATTTTGAAGTAGCGcctttccacccaattgggcagttacaacaccagtttggtacgGTTGGCCTGCAGTAATGGCGGAATGAAGTCTGACCATCccttggctcgtcggattagtgtaccggtatataaaatgttttaaggtttctttttttttaaagtgatcaattgagGAAAAAAGACCCAACCAAAGACTTGAATTTTTCGGTCGGTCCGGAGGGCATGCAACCAACAGGATTTATTTCAACGCACAAATCATGCATATTGCATTTACACACTTCCCTACCCCTTCAAATGTAGAGTGAAAAGTCCAATGcgtgcaaaatcttgaaaacatacactttcataataatattcaattattagaaaacaaataacaaataaataaacaaaaaatgggTATTATTGGGTAAAATCACTATAAACagggcacatcgtcatcatccctatatctttgtgtcaaaaattgccgtgatagtacagcgaatcctctcgtttttcaacagctacgcatcgtgattttgttcgagataggccgagcaactcaggctaagcataccatgactatcatatgagatatcatacaacagagtttctatattctacacattattacgatttgtgcatgctctagtaccccatatgtttctattacaagaaaaattgatttgtttcaggtaaaaccagggttttatttccagtacactcactcgaaaagcaatacactaattagcggggccttgcagcttgctgtggatatcttttactgcattttataagtaaagattttgaaatccaaagtaaaaaatgtgatatatttaattttgagaattacaattatataaaaaaacacatttagcccatccagctgcttgtatagaatattcgatcgtgcacgtgtatatcacaatgcatatgtaaactttcttatCTGTGTCAacatcaccaacggagtatggagcgggatatgaaaaaatatttataatacagggcgtTGACACTGTCACTGTGCAGGGTCCGTACACGTCATGATCGTATGTAGTCGTGCTTGACAAGCCTCTATAATCTCTGAAAACTTGTGATGACGTCagaaaattaattattcatacctGCTTCCGGGTATTGGAAATCAGCGCTTGCTGAATCGTGAAAATGGTGACGATCGACACGATCAtaaattttgtcattttacacCTTCAAAGACAAATGTACCCAACATTTTCACACATGCagcaaatatgttttgtttaagtcttatCTTCATGTGAGGAACGGTAAGAagtgatattttgttttaaaaaatttgatACTATGTACCCTAGACCATACGTGCCCAGGAGTCTCAGACCTCGACGCGGAGAAGGCCAATGGAAATCGTTGTCGcatggaggtgtgagtacctcggctcGGGCTAATTTTTGGTATATAGGTCACCCcggtcatccgggtacttattttacatgacgctacagtcggctacacttacacttttcaacccacaatagatcgtgcAGCTGAGCGACTACTTGAAGACTTGTAACAGAGCTCATTCAGTTGTTTACGTtctgttttgacctcgaatctagcaaatttctcggccgatttcggtaaaataaaggttaaatacttggcgaaaattgcattttatgtgaagctgaacacatgaacatgtagaggagagtctttatttttgttgttggctggaggccccatgtcgagaagttatagaaatggtacaaaccacagaaaactacaaatttgacttctgaatcggatttgttgtcaacggaggtcaacggcttgtgacgtcactccggggtcacctataggcTACAAAAATgtagctcacatcacacactataggtggcgctattcgtccatagggaagtggaatgtgcatgtacggtccaacaatggctttactgtggggctcaatggagaaaatcactaaaaattcattttgacaaccaaaacctaagtgatgttgacttatgttggtactggcatgatactggattcatgaactatcacatagtgcaatccatgttccaccaagtcgacactcgatttagctcaaaagcaatttgtgtgtaaatcaagaccatccaaaacagctttcttacagtaaagaataggaggtcatctggggtcacatacagtagtgtgcattgtacatgtgcctgctgtcacaatttcacacacaaaattgtgggcaatttgatgacactatttttgtctgtaactaagtatatgcactagaaacatgattgaccccttattgtttaggtaatttaattctctttcaaatgaaagaactttcagctaaaaatattgaacttcaaaattttatgaacatccctatcacctataatttaaataaataaattcgaaAAAATTAAATACCTTGTCCACTGCAATTTCTAATCAAATTCCTAGTGTATGGTGCCTTAAAATAAAAAGGTCTCCAATCACTGGGATAAAACAGGGCCATAATTTCTTCAACAAAACGCCCAGTGTGCAAGCACTTCAACCTCCACAGTGTTTGGCTACGTATGATATTGTACCACGTCCGACACACAGAGAAGCAATGTTTTAAATCTTCATCTGGTACAAACAACAGTATATGTGTCAACGCTACTTCCGGTAAAACACTTATTCCTT
Proteins encoded:
- the LOC140160490 gene encoding F-box only protein 6-like, whose protein sequence is MALFYPSDWRPFYFKAPYTRNLIRNCSGQDGLKHGWNILENGGNYWKVEKDHGGSDDLPEEALALSNNVSYNFATSYGWCSMEQIIDLTKEGVSEELLDGEIQPDIVVTEWYAARFDCGNTYEMSVTLLTKPKLEKKYTLAEFNVGPVLTPQWAPRNWNKVEHVFCDYGPGLRYIRFFHKGKDTQFWAGHYGCKMAGAQVRIQFKEEMQGSRPKQREVIKSNPETQLTLKEDEDEDIYD